One Sodalinema gerasimenkoae IPPAS B-353 DNA segment encodes these proteins:
- a CDS encoding GspE/PulE family protein encodes MTNFSSSAPKARRALVVQTNFSPFGNKLVQAGHVSPDQMSQAQEESRLSGRPLIEAIESITGKQLPPELIRQYKKQQLFELKILYGVEAFDPEVTELPPGQINKLLEFVSVDSCRRYRFVPLELKESAVVVAMVDPDNLEAQDDLKRILRAKNYSLQRQAITPDDYQSLISVYLDEQVKKEAESQKREQAEKNAITVEDFAELTGDDDDLEEAPPEAADLEEEADAEDKSVIALVNKILRKALTDDVSDIHVEPQEEFLRIRMRKDGVLHEPFPRLPKLIIPAITSRFKIISDMDIAERRQAQDGRIRRMFQGRAVDFRVNALPTRYGEKIVLRILDNSSTQLGLDKLISDPETLEKVREVASRPFGLILVTGPTGSGKSTTLYSILAERNDPGVNISTAEDPIEYALDGISQCQVIREKNLTFANILRAFLRQDPDIILVGETRDKETAKTAIEAALTGHLVLTTLHTNDAAGAIARLDEMGVEPFMISGSLLGVLAQRLMRRVCSECRIPYTPDREELARYGMTASSDVEATFYKANTIPSTERQELQERGELCPKCSGVGYKGRVGVYEFLQTTEELALLINENAPTERIKEKAVEQGMTTLLAYSLNLVKQGNTTFEEVDRVTFTDSGLEAELKAKRKSSLTCSNCGAGLDPEWMDCPYCMTPRFQD; translated from the coding sequence ATGACTAACTTCTCCTCCAGTGCCCCCAAAGCTCGGCGTGCCTTGGTGGTTCAAACGAACTTTTCTCCTTTTGGAAACAAACTCGTTCAAGCGGGTCACGTCAGCCCCGATCAGATGAGTCAGGCCCAAGAAGAGAGCCGCCTGTCCGGTCGTCCCTTGATTGAGGCAATTGAAAGCATTACTGGCAAACAACTACCCCCGGAGTTGATCCGCCAGTACAAAAAGCAACAATTGTTTGAGTTAAAGATTCTTTATGGGGTGGAAGCCTTTGATCCCGAAGTTACGGAGTTGCCACCGGGGCAGATCAATAAACTGTTGGAATTTGTCTCGGTTGATAGTTGTCGTCGCTATCGGTTTGTGCCACTAGAACTCAAGGAAAGTGCTGTGGTCGTCGCCATGGTCGACCCGGATAACCTAGAGGCTCAGGACGACCTCAAACGGATTCTACGGGCTAAAAACTACAGCCTGCAACGGCAAGCCATTACTCCGGATGACTATCAATCCCTGATTTCGGTGTACCTGGATGAACAGGTGAAGAAGGAAGCCGAAAGCCAAAAACGGGAACAAGCTGAAAAGAATGCCATTACCGTTGAAGATTTTGCTGAACTGACCGGGGATGATGATGACCTCGAAGAAGCCCCCCCAGAAGCAGCAGACTTGGAAGAAGAGGCTGATGCTGAAGATAAAAGCGTCATCGCCCTGGTCAACAAGATTCTTCGTAAAGCCCTCACGGATGATGTATCAGATATTCACGTTGAACCCCAAGAGGAGTTCCTACGGATTCGGATGCGCAAGGATGGGGTGCTGCATGAACCATTCCCTCGTTTGCCGAAGTTAATTATCCCGGCGATTACGTCTCGCTTCAAGATTATTTCCGATATGGACATCGCCGAACGCCGTCAGGCTCAGGATGGTCGGATCAGGCGTATGTTCCAAGGACGGGCGGTGGACTTCCGTGTTAACGCCCTGCCGACTCGCTATGGCGAGAAAATCGTGTTGCGGATTCTGGATAACTCCTCAACGCAGCTCGGGTTGGATAAGCTGATTTCCGATCCCGAAACCTTGGAAAAAGTGCGGGAGGTAGCTAGTCGTCCCTTTGGTTTGATTTTGGTGACGGGGCCAACGGGGTCTGGTAAATCCACGACACTTTATTCGATTTTAGCTGAACGCAATGATCCCGGAGTCAATATCAGCACGGCGGAGGACCCCATTGAGTATGCCCTGGATGGGATTAGTCAATGTCAGGTGATTCGTGAGAAAAACTTGACCTTTGCCAATATCCTACGGGCATTTCTACGGCAAGACCCGGATATTATTCTGGTGGGTGAGACCCGAGATAAGGAAACGGCAAAAACAGCGATTGAGGCGGCGTTGACGGGTCACTTGGTCTTGACCACCCTACATACCAATGATGCCGCCGGGGCGATCGCCCGTTTGGATGAGATGGGGGTTGAACCGTTCATGATTTCTGGGTCCCTGTTGGGGGTGTTGGCTCAACGTCTGATGCGGCGGGTTTGTTCGGAATGTCGGATTCCCTATACCCCCGATCGCGAGGAGTTGGCCCGCTATGGGATGACGGCGTCGAGCGATGTGGAGGCCACCTTCTATAAGGCCAACACCATCCCCTCGACTGAGCGCCAAGAGTTGCAAGAGCGCGGCGAGCTATGTCCCAAATGTAGTGGGGTTGGTTATAAAGGACGTGTTGGGGTCTATGAGTTCTTACAAACCACAGAAGAACTGGCACTGCTAATTAACGAAAACGCGCCCACGGAACGGATTAAGGAGAAAGCCGTCGAACAGGGCATGACCACTCTGCTGGCTTACAGTCTCAATTTGGTGAAACAGGGAAATACGACCTTTGAGGAAGTTGATCGTGTCACCTTTACAGACTCAGGGTTGGAAGCGGAACTCAAAGCCAAACGCAAGAGTTCGCTGACCTGTAGCAACTGTGGGGCCGGATTAGATCCTGAGTGGATGGATTGTCCCTACTGTATGACCCCCCGTTTCCAGGATTAA
- the dnaK gene encoding molecular chaperone DnaK, whose product MGKVIGIDLGTTNSCVAVLEGGKPVVIPNSEGGRTTPSMVGFTKSGDRLIGQLAKRQAVTNAENTIYSIKRFIGRRWEDTEMERSRVPYNCIPGRDNTVDVKIRDRNHTPQEISATILQKLKQDAESYLGEPVYQAVITVPAYFTDGQRQATKDAGTIAGLEVLRIINEPTAAALAYGLDRHDEELTILVFDLGGGTFDVSILQLGDGIFEVKATAGNNHLGGDDFDSEIVSWLVDNFRESEGIDLSTDKMAMQRLREAAEKAKIELSSTTDSHINLPFITADETGPKHIDVRLSRSEFEELVKPLVDSTIEPVSQALEDANMTTEEIDRLILIGGSTRTPAVQRAISDFFAGKQPDYSVNPDEAVATGAAIQAGVLGGEVQDVLLLDVTPLSLGIETLGEVFTKIIERNTTLPTSKSQMFSTATDGQTSVEVHALQGERAMARDNKSLGKFILMGIPPAPRGIPQIEVSFEIDANGILNISARDKGTGRAQSIQITNTGGLSAEEIEQMRLEAEQFSDQDEWQRNLAELRNQADALFYNYEDTLKHNADLISDRLKLEVTEKAHRPQEVLDEPKPNVEEIRQRLHQFQQTLFAIGSAVYQGDSGQFEDSSEAISAPQEDPSDANSHAEPARRDSDPSPTPRGLDDSLDIEDLGDGDDADFDTDLARELEDLEALLSQASPPPQSPAASPAPSPSPTPSKSGKQKPPTGSKPAKSPASQPSDNSPAPSSASPNQGDNPFDISQTPAEPVDEGDPDNPFF is encoded by the coding sequence ATGGGAAAAGTTATTGGTATTGACCTCGGGACCACTAATAGTTGTGTTGCTGTCTTAGAAGGCGGTAAACCCGTCGTCATTCCTAATTCGGAAGGCGGACGCACAACCCCGAGCATGGTTGGGTTTACGAAATCAGGCGATCGCCTCATTGGCCAACTGGCAAAACGCCAGGCGGTTACCAATGCGGAAAACACCATTTACAGCATTAAACGCTTTATTGGCCGTCGTTGGGAAGACACCGAGATGGAACGTTCTCGGGTTCCCTACAACTGCATCCCTGGGCGTGATAACACCGTGGATGTCAAGATTCGCGATCGCAATCATACGCCCCAGGAAATCTCGGCCACGATTCTACAAAAACTGAAACAGGATGCCGAGTCCTATCTCGGAGAACCGGTCTATCAAGCGGTGATTACGGTTCCAGCTTACTTCACCGACGGACAACGGCAAGCCACCAAAGATGCCGGGACGATCGCCGGACTCGAAGTGCTGCGGATTATCAATGAACCCACCGCCGCCGCTTTAGCCTATGGACTCGATCGCCATGATGAAGAACTTACTATTTTGGTGTTTGACCTTGGAGGGGGAACCTTCGATGTCTCGATTCTACAATTAGGCGATGGCATTTTTGAGGTGAAGGCCACGGCCGGGAACAATCACCTCGGGGGCGATGACTTCGACAGTGAGATTGTCTCTTGGCTAGTGGACAACTTCCGAGAGTCAGAAGGCATTGACCTCTCTACCGATAAAATGGCCATGCAGCGGCTGCGGGAAGCCGCCGAAAAGGCCAAGATAGAACTCTCCTCCACGACAGACAGCCATATCAACCTACCATTCATCACGGCCGATGAAACCGGCCCCAAACATATTGATGTGCGCCTCAGCCGCAGTGAGTTTGAAGAACTGGTTAAGCCCCTGGTTGACAGCACAATTGAGCCAGTGAGTCAAGCCCTCGAAGACGCTAATATGACCACCGAGGAGATTGACCGTCTAATTCTCATTGGTGGCTCCACCCGAACCCCAGCGGTGCAGCGCGCCATCAGTGACTTCTTCGCAGGCAAGCAACCGGATTACTCCGTTAACCCCGATGAAGCCGTCGCCACCGGGGCAGCCATTCAAGCTGGCGTCCTGGGGGGAGAAGTTCAAGATGTCTTACTCCTCGATGTCACCCCCTTATCCTTGGGGATTGAAACTTTAGGGGAAGTGTTCACAAAAATTATTGAGCGCAATACAACTCTGCCCACCAGCAAATCGCAGATGTTCTCAACCGCCACCGATGGACAGACCTCCGTAGAAGTCCATGCCCTGCAAGGGGAACGGGCCATGGCACGAGACAATAAAAGCCTGGGCAAATTTATTCTCATGGGCATTCCCCCAGCCCCTCGGGGTATCCCTCAAATTGAGGTGAGCTTTGAGATTGATGCCAATGGCATTCTCAACATCTCCGCCCGAGATAAGGGAACCGGCCGCGCTCAAAGCATTCAAATCACCAACACTGGGGGGCTGAGCGCTGAAGAAATTGAACAGATGCGCCTAGAAGCCGAGCAGTTCTCGGATCAGGATGAATGGCAGCGAAACCTAGCAGAACTGCGAAATCAGGCGGATGCCCTGTTTTACAACTACGAAGATACCCTCAAGCATAACGCCGACCTGATCAGCGATCGCCTCAAACTCGAAGTGACCGAAAAGGCGCATCGACCGCAAGAGGTCCTCGATGAACCCAAGCCCAACGTCGAAGAAATTCGCCAGCGGTTGCATCAGTTCCAACAAACCCTGTTCGCCATTGGCTCCGCCGTCTATCAAGGGGACAGCGGTCAGTTTGAGGACTCTTCTGAAGCCATCAGTGCCCCCCAAGAAGACCCCTCCGACGCCAACAGTCACGCAGAGCCAGCTAGAAGGGACTCAGACCCCAGTCCAACGCCCAGGGGTCTGGATGATTCTCTGGATATCGAAGACTTAGGCGATGGAGATGATGCCGATTTCGATACGGACTTAGCCCGGGAACTAGAAGACTTAGAAGCCTTGTTATCACAAGCATCTCCCCCGCCCCAATCCCCAGCGGCTTCACCGGCTCCCAGCCCATCTCCGACCCCATCGAAATCCGGCAAGCAGAAGCCCCCAACTGGCTCTAAGCCAGCGAAGTCCCCGGCTTCGCAGCCATCGGATAACTCTCCAGCTCCGAGTTCTGCCAGCCCGAATCAGGGAGATAATCCTTTTGACATTTCCCAAACGCCGGCAGAACCGGTTGATGAGGGAGACCCGGATAATCCCTTTTTCTAA
- a CDS encoding YihY/virulence factor BrkB family protein codes for MFFRRSVRFLKTHWFDVLRDTCAGVGRQRLVGLSSEVAFNAMLAMFPAIMAALAILGQVLPERAVLDLITENLKMLPPEEVQNILDGFIGQLELPKGDGLFSLSFAAALWIASAALSSIMNALDRIYRVPKNKTRPFWKAKLVSLALTIGSMLMLAVASILIIISDLIVKFLVGQVGEYESELMSAWYQLTFPLALILVAFAFAFIYRHGPSIWKRGTPVIPGAIAATVLWAAVSNLFRLYVASFGSYNLYYGAVGAAIVLLLWLKLSALAILLGAQLNMSIGRFRRRNYRRYRRSLNSPQNSPQPLDSSH; via the coding sequence ATGTTTTTCCGGCGCTCCGTTCGTTTTCTCAAAACCCATTGGTTTGATGTCCTCCGCGATACCTGCGCCGGCGTAGGCCGCCAACGGTTAGTCGGACTCTCCTCGGAAGTGGCGTTTAATGCCATGTTGGCCATGTTCCCGGCGATTATGGCCGCCCTGGCAATTTTGGGCCAAGTTCTCCCCGAACGAGCAGTTCTGGATTTAATTACTGAAAATCTGAAAATGCTTCCCCCGGAGGAAGTTCAGAATATTCTGGATGGCTTCATCGGCCAACTGGAACTTCCCAAAGGGGATGGCCTGTTTTCCCTGAGTTTTGCGGCGGCTTTATGGATTGCCTCGGCGGCCCTGAGTTCAATTATGAACGCCCTCGATCGCATCTACCGGGTTCCCAAAAACAAAACTCGTCCCTTTTGGAAGGCTAAACTGGTTTCCCTCGCCCTTACCATCGGTTCAATGCTGATGTTAGCGGTTGCGTCAATTCTGATTATTATCAGTGACCTGATTGTTAAATTCCTGGTGGGCCAGGTTGGGGAGTATGAATCAGAACTCATGTCCGCCTGGTATCAACTTACCTTTCCCTTGGCCTTAATCCTAGTGGCCTTCGCCTTCGCCTTTATCTATCGCCATGGCCCCAGTATCTGGAAACGGGGAACCCCAGTCATCCCTGGGGCCATTGCCGCCACCGTCCTCTGGGCCGCGGTCTCTAATCTGTTTCGTCTCTACGTAGCCTCTTTTGGCAGCTATAACCTCTATTATGGGGCAGTCGGGGCGGCGATCGTTCTGTTACTCTGGCTCAAATTGAGTGCGTTGGCGATTTTGCTTGGCGCACAGTTGAATATGTCCATTGGCCGCTTCCGTCGTCGCAATTATCGCCGCTATCGCCGTTCTCTGAACTCCCCCCAGAACTCCCCTCAACCTTTGGACTCGTCCCACTGA
- a CDS encoding CYTH domain-containing protein, translating into MAQEIERKFLVKDDSWRSPNPGLLYRQGYLTRQPDLAIRVRLGGDRAWLTLKGATVGVSRLEYEYSIPLGEAQEMLDNLCETPIIEKRRYQVMYEGLTWEIDEFFGENQGLIVAEVELEAEEQAFTPPPWLGMEVSDDPRYYNANLVNYPYSQWDESKG; encoded by the coding sequence ATGGCCCAAGAAATTGAACGTAAGTTTTTAGTCAAGGATGACTCCTGGCGATCGCCCAATCCGGGACTTCTCTACCGCCAAGGCTATCTCACCCGCCAACCGGATTTAGCGATTCGGGTTCGTCTTGGGGGCGATCGGGCCTGGCTTACCCTGAAAGGAGCAACCGTTGGGGTATCCCGACTAGAGTATGAGTATTCGATTCCCCTCGGGGAGGCCCAGGAGATGCTAGACAACCTCTGCGAAACACCTATCATTGAGAAACGGCGGTATCAGGTGATGTATGAGGGACTTACCTGGGAAATTGATGAGTTTTTTGGGGAGAATCAGGGGTTAATCGTGGCGGAAGTGGAACTTGAAGCGGAGGAACAGGCGTTTACCCCTCCCCCCTGGTTAGGAATGGAAGTCTCAGACGATCCTCGGTATTACAACGCCAACCTTGTAAATTATCCCTATTCTCAGTGGGACGAGTCCAAAGGTTGA
- a CDS encoding type IV pilus twitching motility protein PilT, which produces MEYMIEDVMESLVEQGGSDMHIQAGAPIFFRISGKLTPQPQFGESLAPDECQRLIFSMLNNNQRKDLEQNWELDCAYGVKGLSRFRVNVYRERGCFAACLRALASEIPNFEKLGVPEILRELSMRPRGMVLVTGQTGSGKTTTLAAIIDLINRTRSEHILTVEDPIEYVFPNIKSLFHQRQKGEDTKSFANALKAALREDPDIILVGEMRDLETISLAISAAETGHLVFGTLHTNSAASTVDRMLDVFPPIQQPQIRAQLGTALVGVCSQNLLKKVGGGRCAAHEIMVNSPAISNLIREGKTSQIYSSIQMGSKMGMQTMEMSLARLVNEGKVTYEDAIGKTSKIDEMDRLIDPRVKAGGAPTQGKVRAKAR; this is translated from the coding sequence ATGGAATACATGATTGAAGATGTGATGGAGTCCTTGGTTGAACAAGGTGGCTCTGATATGCACATCCAGGCCGGGGCGCCAATCTTTTTCCGCATTAGTGGGAAGCTGACGCCACAGCCACAGTTTGGGGAGTCGTTGGCCCCGGATGAATGCCAACGGCTCATCTTTAGTATGCTCAACAACAACCAACGGAAGGATCTTGAGCAAAACTGGGAACTTGACTGTGCCTATGGGGTCAAGGGACTCTCTCGCTTCCGGGTGAATGTTTATCGGGAACGGGGCTGTTTTGCGGCTTGTTTGCGGGCCCTGGCCTCGGAAATTCCTAATTTCGAGAAGTTAGGGGTTCCTGAGATTTTGCGGGAACTGTCGATGCGGCCTCGGGGCATGGTCTTGGTGACGGGACAAACAGGGTCGGGGAAAACGACGACACTGGCGGCGATTATTGATTTGATTAATCGGACGCGATCGGAGCATATTCTGACGGTGGAAGACCCAATTGAGTATGTATTTCCTAACATTAAGAGCCTGTTTCACCAGCGTCAGAAAGGGGAGGACACAAAAAGTTTTGCTAATGCTTTGAAAGCGGCATTGCGGGAAGATCCAGACATTATTCTGGTGGGAGAAATGCGAGATTTAGAAACCATTTCTCTGGCAATTTCAGCGGCAGAAACGGGTCACTTGGTCTTCGGAACCTTGCACACCAACTCAGCCGCTTCTACCGTTGACCGGATGTTGGATGTGTTTCCGCCGATTCAACAGCCCCAGATTCGTGCCCAGTTGGGGACGGCATTGGTTGGAGTTTGCTCTCAAAACCTGCTCAAAAAGGTAGGGGGTGGACGTTGTGCTGCCCATGAAATCATGGTCAACAGTCCAGCTATTTCGAACTTGATTCGAGAAGGGAAAACCAGCCAGATCTACTCGTCTATTCAAATGGGGAGCAAGATGGGAATGCAAACCATGGAAATGTCCCTCGCTCGTTTGGTGAACGAAGGGAAAGTGACCTACGAGGATGCGATCGGAAAAACCTCGAAAATTGATGAGATGGATCGTTTGATTGATCCTCGTGTTAAGGCCGGTGGGGCCCCCACTCAAGGGAAGGTGAGAGCAAAAGCCCGTTAG
- the grpE gene encoding nucleotide exchange factor GrpE: MDEDKQFEQETTKTTVDTEEAPVDSTADTVPEAVTVEDAPVEESTVSEAESTEDEEIDPTVIEAEAAAAAAQATDSPEAAIAMLKATAEAAQSQLEDLNLQYARLAADFDNYRKRTHKEKADLEEQAKCNTLKELLPVVDNFERARTQIKPQTDGETNIHKSYQSVYKQMVDCLKRLGVAPMRPEGEEFDPNLHDAVMREATDAYPDGTVTEELMRGYTLGERVLRHAMVKVATAAEPVVSSGESDTEASDS; encoded by the coding sequence ATGGACGAAGACAAGCAGTTCGAACAGGAGACCACCAAAACCACCGTAGACACTGAAGAAGCCCCTGTAGATAGCACTGCTGATACCGTTCCTGAAGCCGTGACCGTTGAGGACGCTCCGGTTGAGGAGTCGACGGTGTCTGAGGCTGAATCTACAGAGGATGAGGAGATTGATCCGACGGTGATTGAAGCAGAAGCCGCCGCGGCCGCTGCTCAAGCCACGGACTCCCCTGAGGCAGCGATCGCCATGTTGAAGGCCACCGCTGAAGCCGCCCAGTCTCAACTCGAAGACCTAAACCTGCAATATGCTCGTTTAGCGGCCGACTTTGATAACTACCGCAAACGAACCCACAAAGAAAAGGCAGACCTCGAAGAGCAAGCCAAATGTAACACCCTGAAAGAACTTCTGCCGGTGGTGGATAACTTCGAGCGGGCGCGGACTCAGATTAAACCGCAAACCGACGGAGAAACCAACATCCATAAGAGTTATCAAAGTGTCTATAAGCAGATGGTGGATTGCCTGAAACGCCTTGGGGTCGCTCCCATGCGTCCAGAGGGGGAAGAATTTGATCCAAATCTGCATGACGCGGTGATGCGTGAGGCCACCGATGCCTATCCCGATGGAACCGTTACCGAAGAATTGATGCGAGGCTATACCCTCGGGGAGCGGGTCTTACGTCATGCCATGGTTAAGGTGGCAACGGCCGCAGAACCCGTGGTAAGCTCAGGAGAATCGGACACCGAGGCTTCTGACTCGTAA
- a CDS encoding shikimate dehydrogenase, whose amino-acid sequence MVTGHTKLLGIIGNPVEHSLSPAMQNAALTEMELDFIYLPFPVASQGIEAALLGFEAIGVVGFNVTIPHKQAIVPYLAQQTEVAQAVGAVNTVLYRDGGWWGTNTDVAGFIAPLREISNWGDRTAVILGNGGAARAVVAGLTQLGCGAIRVVGRDEQNLTRFAESWQASSLGVQLTPHLWESLPELLPQTHLLVNTTPVGMGVDGDRSPLSAADVAQLGRDSIVYDLIYTPRPTKLLQLAQERGLRAIDGTEMLVQQGAAALSLWTEPFTSKPVPVNIMRDTLLSHLS is encoded by the coding sequence ATGGTAACCGGTCACACGAAACTACTCGGGATTATCGGCAATCCCGTCGAGCATTCCCTCTCCCCAGCCATGCAGAACGCGGCGTTAACGGAGATGGAGTTAGATTTTATTTATTTGCCCTTTCCCGTGGCGTCACAGGGCATTGAGGCGGCGCTATTGGGCTTTGAGGCTATTGGGGTGGTAGGCTTTAATGTGACGATTCCCCATAAGCAGGCTATTGTCCCCTATCTAGCGCAACAAACGGAGGTGGCCCAGGCGGTGGGTGCGGTGAATACAGTCCTCTATCGCGATGGCGGCTGGTGGGGAACCAATACCGATGTGGCGGGGTTTATCGCACCGTTGCGGGAGATTTCCAACTGGGGCGATCGCACCGCTGTTATCTTAGGTAATGGTGGCGCAGCCCGAGCGGTGGTCGCAGGACTGACGCAACTCGGCTGTGGGGCCATTCGGGTTGTCGGACGCGATGAGCAAAACCTGACTCGCTTTGCCGAGAGTTGGCAGGCTTCGAGTCTTGGAGTCCAGCTAACCCCCCATCTTTGGGAGAGTTTACCAGAATTACTGCCTCAAACCCATCTGCTGGTCAATACCACCCCAGTCGGGATGGGAGTCGATGGCGATCGCAGTCCCCTCTCCGCCGCTGATGTCGCTCAGCTCGGTCGTGATAGCATTGTCTATGACCTCATTTATACCCCCCGTCCCACGAAGCTCTTACAACTGGCTCAGGAAAGAGGGTTACGGGCGATCGATGGCACAGAAATGCTCGTCCAACAGGGTGCAGCGGCCTTAAGCCTATGGACAGAACCCTTCACCTCGAAACCGGTTCCCGTCAACATCATGCGAGATACCTTATTAAGTCATCTTTCCTGA
- the dnaJ gene encoding molecular chaperone DnaJ: MAADYYDLLGVSRTADKDEIKRAFRRLARKYHPDVNKEEGAEERFKEINRAYEVLSDPEKRGRYDRFGEAGVGSGVPGAGFSDFSDIPGGFADIFETFFGGFSNTGQTRRRSGPTRGDDLRLDLKLDFREAVFGGEKEIRISHLETCGTCGGTGAKPGTRPKTCGTCNGSGQVRRATRTPFGSFTQVSVCPTCNGTGQVIEDQCSTCSGKGQLQVAKKLKITIPAGVDNGTRLRVQSEGDAGKRNGPPGDLYVYLFVNDDSEFQRDGINILSEIKVSYLQAILGCKIPVNTVDGEVEVTIPAGTQPGRVITLEERGVPRLGNPVSRGDHLLTVHVDIPTKINAEERELLEKLAKIRGERAGKGGVEGFLGGLFK; this comes from the coding sequence ATGGCTGCCGACTACTACGACCTTCTGGGTGTTTCTCGCACCGCAGATAAAGACGAAATCAAACGAGCCTTCCGACGGCTTGCCCGCAAATATCACCCCGACGTCAATAAAGAAGAGGGGGCAGAGGAGCGGTTTAAGGAAATTAACCGCGCCTATGAGGTCCTATCCGACCCTGAAAAACGGGGCCGTTATGATCGCTTTGGGGAAGCCGGCGTCGGTTCTGGGGTTCCCGGTGCTGGATTCTCCGACTTTTCCGATATCCCCGGTGGCTTTGCTGATATCTTTGAAACCTTTTTTGGGGGCTTTAGCAACACCGGCCAAACCCGCCGCCGCAGTGGTCCGACTCGGGGCGATGATTTACGCTTAGACCTGAAACTCGATTTCCGTGAGGCGGTCTTTGGCGGTGAAAAGGAAATCCGCATCAGTCACCTTGAAACCTGTGGCACCTGTGGCGGAACTGGGGCCAAACCGGGAACTCGTCCGAAAACCTGTGGGACTTGTAACGGCTCAGGGCAGGTCCGTCGCGCCACCCGCACCCCCTTTGGCAGCTTTACCCAAGTCTCGGTCTGTCCAACCTGTAATGGCACAGGACAGGTCATTGAAGACCAATGTTCGACCTGTTCCGGGAAGGGACAACTGCAAGTTGCCAAAAAGCTCAAAATTACCATCCCCGCTGGGGTGGATAACGGTACGCGGCTGCGGGTGCAGTCGGAAGGGGATGCCGGGAAACGCAATGGCCCTCCCGGTGATTTGTATGTCTACTTGTTTGTCAACGATGACAGCGAGTTCCAACGGGATGGCATCAATATCCTCTCAGAAATCAAAGTCAGTTATTTGCAAGCCATTCTCGGCTGTAAGATTCCCGTCAATACCGTCGATGGGGAAGTGGAAGTGACCATCCCCGCCGGAACCCAACCGGGCCGAGTCATTACCCTCGAAGAACGGGGAGTGCCCCGCTTGGGGAACCCTGTCAGTCGTGGTGACCATTTATTGACAGTTCATGTGGATATTCCCACCAAGATTAATGCAGAGGAACGGGAACTGTTGGAAAAATTAGCCAAAATTCGCGGTGAACGGGCCGGCAAAGGTGGTGTAGAAGGTTTTTTGGGAGGATTGTTTAAGTGA
- a CDS encoding type II secretion system F family protein has protein sequence MTNVAKAESKGFDLSNLEESISAAISSVTVKDKAVFSRQFAAMFNAGVGMLRCLSVLTEQCGNIKLKRALRAISLEVEEGGSLAEAMRKHPNCFDKLYVSMVAAGEVGGVLDEVLNRLAILLEKSAKIQNELKSAMSYPKTVGGIAIIIFLGMTIFLLPTFTGIFDQLDAELPMFTQIMMNVSFFLRGPFLPTDDPEADSWVELRNYNVVVFVAIIIGIVFAIKQYYKTPVGRFQIDGLMLKAPIFGEIIEKSAVASFCNVFGTLTRSGVPILNAMEIVRDTAGNEVIAEAIDYAKTQISEGGSISEAFRERGVMPALAVQMMSIGEETGELDKMLMKVGEFYEDEVEQAIKGLTSMMEPLMIVVIGGMVGSILLSMYLPMFAVMDAIG, from the coding sequence ATGACAAATGTAGCTAAGGCTGAGTCAAAAGGCTTTGATCTCAGCAATTTAGAAGAAAGTATTTCAGCTGCTATTAGCAGTGTAACTGTTAAAGACAAAGCTGTATTTTCTCGACAGTTTGCCGCCATGTTTAATGCAGGGGTGGGGATGTTGCGCTGCTTGTCAGTGCTAACAGAGCAATGTGGCAATATCAAGTTGAAGCGAGCCTTACGCGCCATCAGCCTTGAGGTGGAGGAGGGTGGCTCTCTTGCCGAAGCCATGCGGAAGCATCCCAATTGTTTCGATAAACTCTATGTCAGTATGGTGGCGGCTGGGGAAGTTGGGGGGGTTCTCGATGAAGTTCTTAATCGTTTGGCGATTCTCCTAGAAAAGAGCGCCAAAATTCAAAACGAGTTGAAATCGGCGATGTCTTATCCGAAAACGGTGGGTGGCATTGCCATTATCATCTTCTTGGGGATGACGATTTTTCTACTCCCTACCTTTACGGGGATTTTTGACCAGTTGGATGCAGAACTCCCGATGTTCACACAAATCATGATGAACGTTAGTTTCTTCTTGCGGGGGCCGTTTCTACCGACTGATGATCCAGAGGCGGACAGTTGGGTGGAGTTGAGAAACTATAACGTTGTTGTTTTTGTTGCCATTATTATCGGGATTGTCTTTGCGATTAAGCAATACTACAAAACTCCCGTTGGCCGCTTTCAAATTGATGGCTTAATGTTGAAAGCTCCGATTTTTGGTGAAATTATTGAAAAGTCGGCGGTGGCAAGTTTCTGTAATGTGTTCGGTACGTTAACCCGTTCAGGGGTGCCAATTTTGAACGCAATGGAGATTGTCCGGGATACGGCAGGGAATGAGGTGATTGCTGAGGCGATTGACTACGCTAAGACCCAAATTTCTGAGGGGGGAAGTATTAGTGAAGCCTTCCGAGAACGGGGTGTCATGCCTGCCTTGGCGGTTCAGATGATGTCTATTGGGGAAGAAACCGGGGAACTCGATAAGATGCTCATGAAAGTGGGTGAGTTTTACGAGGATGAAGTGGAACAGGCGATTAAGGGTCTGACCTCAATGATGGAACCCCTGATGATTGTAGTCATCGGGGGCATGGTGGGATCGATTCTGTTGTCGATGTATCTGCCGATGTTCGCGGTTATGGATGCGATCGGTTAG